In Desulfallas thermosapovorans DSM 6562, the genomic window ATGAATTGCATCGTTATTTGGAAGCAGCCGACATTGTAATCAGTTGCACTGCGGCTACCCACTATGTGGTACGGGCCTCCGATGTACAAAGTGCCTTGTCCCCAAAACCCAATAAAAAAATAATGATGATTGACATTGCGGTGCCCCGGGATATAGACCCCGCAGTGGGTAAAATACCTGGTGTGACCCTTTACGATATAGATGATTTGCAAAACGTAGTGGACAATAATCTAATGGAACGCAAGCGGGCTGCCATTATGGCGGAAGGCATCATTGAGGAACAGGTGGATGAGTTTGTCCAGTGGCTAGACATGCAATATGTCATACCCACCGTCAGTGCACTGAAAAAACGCGGAGAGGAAATTAAAGAGAGGGAAATGGCCCGAGCCCTGGGTAAACTGGGTAACATCTCCGAACACGATCGCAAGGTGATCGGATCCATGGCTAATAACATCGTTAATCAATTGCTGCACACTCCCGTTACCCGGTTAAAGGAATACGCCCTTACCGAGCAAGGCCCGCTATACAAAGAGGCCATGGAGGAATTATTTTGCCTGGACGATGTCGACTACCTGGTTACCCCGAACGGGCACACTAACGTCAAACAATCTACCAAGGTGGGCAAGCACGGCAAAGCACAAGCATCACAGCCCAAGCGTCGGGCCAGCATTGAAGGATATTTGGCATAAAGAATTCCCGCAAGCGAAACTTTTCAAACCAATATGGGCATCCTGTGCCTTAAGGTAAAATGTATCGGAGGCCAAAATGGTAAACCAAGTGCTTATCGGTTCCCGGGACAGTGACCTGGCCATGTGGCAGGCCCGCTGGGTGGCAGATGCACTGCTTAAAGCCCACCCGGGACGCAATTTCGTAATTAAAGGCATGAAAACAAAGGGAGATCATATTTTAGATGTAGCGCTAGCTAAAATCGGTGACAAAGGGCTATTTACCAAAGAATTGGAATCAGCTCTGCTTAACGATAGTATTAAGCTGGCTGTACACAGTATGAAGGATTTACCCACCAAATTACCGGAAGGGTTGACCATTGGTGCGATTTGCCAACGGGAATATCCTGGCGATGTATTAATATCTAAAAATAATATTAAGTTGGCCAGTTTAAAGAAAGGTGCCCTGGTCGGCACCAGTAGTTTAAGGCGCCGCGCTCAATTGCTATATTATCGACCGGATTTACAGATGGTAGATATTCGGGGAAACTTGAACACCCGGCTGCGCAAATTCAAAGAGTTGGAACTGGATGCCATTGTTCTGGCTTACGCCGGCATAAAACGCATGGGTTATGAAGAGATGATATCCCAGTTGATCCCCTTTGATATTTGCTTGCCCGCCGTAGGGCAAGGATCCATTGGGGTAGAAATTAAAAGCAACGATGATGAAACCCGGGATATTATAGCCCCCCTTGACCACGGACCATCCCGAGCCGCCATTGAGGCCGAAAGAGCTTTTATGAAGAGATTGGAAGGTGGTTGCCAGGTACCCATAGGCGCTTATGGCTATCTCCATGATAATCTACTCACACTGGAAGGGGCGGTGATTGACCTGCACGGTAAAGCCGCTATTCGCCACAGCATAACGGGACCGGTGGCTGCTGCTCGGAAATTGGGCACTCAACTGGCCGAAGTTCTGATCGAACGCGGGGCAGAAAAAATATTACAGCAAGCAAGACAGGAGTTTGGTTTTCATGACAAATAAAAAGGGAACGGTATACCTCATCGGTGCCGGGCCGGGCGACCCGGGGCTGCTTACATTAAAAGGTCTGGAATGCATTAAACAAGCCGACGTGATCGTATATGACCGGTTGGCAGGACCTAGATTACTGGAACAGCGCCGTTCAGACGCTGAATGTATATTTGTAGGTAAACAACCGGACCGGCACATCCTGACCCAGGGGGAAATAAATCAACTGTTGGT contains:
- the hemC gene encoding hydroxymethylbilane synthase, encoding MVNQVLIGSRDSDLAMWQARWVADALLKAHPGRNFVIKGMKTKGDHILDVALAKIGDKGLFTKELESALLNDSIKLAVHSMKDLPTKLPEGLTIGAICQREYPGDVLISKNNIKLASLKKGALVGTSSLRRRAQLLYYRPDLQMVDIRGNLNTRLRKFKELELDAIVLAYAGIKRMGYEEMISQLIPFDICLPAVGQGSIGVEIKSNDDETRDIIAPLDHGPSRAAIEAERAFMKRLEGGCQVPIGAYGYLHDNLLTLEGAVIDLHGKAAIRHSITGPVAAARKLGTQLAEVLIERGAEKILQQARQEFGFHDK